The following proteins are encoded in a genomic region of Struthio camelus isolate bStrCam1 chromosome 3, bStrCam1.hap1, whole genome shotgun sequence:
- the LOC138066597 gene encoding LOW QUALITY PROTEIN: rho GTPase-activating protein 20-like (The sequence of the model RefSeq protein was modified relative to this genomic sequence to represent the inferred CDS: deleted 2 bases in 1 codon), whose amino-acid sequence MGKQLLEPEKNFETFPRAGTGVECGSTFRLKHRVRLSELWVLCRQEAAVAAGPEDDEEVFGLKCSQTLILVWPSSLCVVTFGSPEVKQLWLDAILSSWHSSGSRFASGLQRGSKRREVSGQLLAGRPGAPEALLCACLSRRPEVSLTAKTVEALVLAEADAKRGPPRAEPSAREEGLCHSAGECQKESEELPPPVLLANGPFGKAAWPATSGDTPQQRKALGSGSCSSFLSPCKTAAPVNALQQPLQPVALHAHKRLPTGAGCACFSERGPAFLVLAADGAKEGKKVVISWPLAWRGTAVPGDCPGQLGSGPQVALFGQPLALLCGEGGALPQPLQELLALLYEKGPATEGIFRKAATEKARRELKEDLDRGRSVDLASQPAHLLAAVLKDFLRNIPSKLLVAELYDKWLLALEKPGQQEKIEALREVAGKLPRANLLLLQRLLSVLHHISDNAESNRMDASNLAICVGPNMLSPDTDNLLPLAVHKESIDKVTLLVAFLIDNCAAVFGEDVALPLRPSADESPEHTDSSTERPCAAPQNTCACDSPEAGAAGSPPPSDMEQPKGGSASVSSSYPACASAPSLVIGKKDSSRMERSFSEPDLSFQASSLAGSRREPEAAKGEELFPRQLTKLRLEKRALEKRPCQLASTLSKSHSLPKIFSSRSLEPLLSSDGSLFPSSSLVSLLRPQKSYSKKTQAFPIKPAESTAGHLAERSDSAPGHCLLPAAAKRSKNTPHFGDLEDVRFPRASSSRKDNPFCCTAVQARRLDKNNPVKRFQGSAPIGKQNGKTCARIYMRGGPKHSSAFGCRRLARLRRNVGVLEAWKT is encoded by the exons ATGGGAAAGCAGCTTTTAGAGCCAGAGAAAAACTTCGAGACCTTCCCAAGGGCAGGAACAGGTGTTGA atgcggctccaccttccggctgaagcaccgggtgcgcctcagcgagctgtgggtgctgtgccgccaggaggcggcggtggcggccgggccTGAGGACGAcgaggaggtctttggcctcaagtgcagccagaccctcatcctcgtctggcccTCCAgcctctgcgtggtgacttttgg GTCGccggaggtgaagcagctctggctggacgccatcctcag ctcctggcacagCAGCGGGAGCCGCTTCGCCTCGGGCTTGCAAAGGGGCAGCAAGCGGCGggaggtgtcaggccagctgctggctggcaggcctggggcgCCCGAGGCGCTGCTGTGCGCCTGCCTGAGCAGGAGGCCC gaggtgtcgctgaccgccaagaccGTGGAGGCGCtggttttggcagag GCTGACGCCAAGAGAGGCCCCCCGCGGGCGGAGCCTTCGGCCAGGGAAGAGGGGCTTTGCCACTCGGCCGGTGAGTGCCAGAAAGAGagcgaggagctgcctcctcccgTCCTGCTTGCAAACGGGCCCTTCGGCAAGGCTGCCTGGCCCGCCACCAGCGGTGACACGCCGCAGCAGAGAAAGGCGCTCGGCAGCGGCAgctgctcttcttttctctccccctgcaaAACCGCTGCGCCTGTCAACGCTctgcagcagcccctgcagcccgtGGCACTGCACGCACACAAAAGGCTCCCCACAGGCGCTGGCTGCGCCTGCTTTTCTGAACGCGGGCCTGCTTTCCTTGTGCTTGCAGCAGATGGAgcgaaggaagggaagaaggtggTGATCTCATGGCCGCTGGCTTGGAGAGGAACGGCTGTCCccggggactgcccagggcagctgggctctggcccCCAGGtggctctctttgggcagccgcTGGCACTGCTCTGTGGTGAAGGTGGCGCCCTGCCCCAACCACTCCAG gagctcctggctcttctctaTGAGAAAGGGCCGGCCACTGAGGGGATTTTCCGGAAAGCTGCCACCGAGAAGGCCCGCCGAGAGCTGAAAGAAGACCTTGACAGAGGCAGGAGCGTGGATCTGGCAAGCCAGCCCGCGCACCTgttggcagcggtgctgaag gacttcctgagaaaCATCCCCTCCAAACTGCTCGTGGCCGAGCTCTATGACAAGTGGCTGCTAGCGCTGGAGAAGCccgggcagcaggagaaaattgaggcCCTGCGAGA ggtggctggcaaACTGCCTCGAGCAAACCTCCTCTTGCTCCAGCGCTTGCTCTCTGTGCTCCACCATATCAGCGACAATGCAGAGAGCAACCGGATGGATGCCAGCAACCTGGCAATCTGCGTGGGGCCAAACATGCTCAGCCCCGACACGGACAACttgctcccgctggccgtgcaCAAAGAGAGCATTGACAAG GTGACACTGCTGGTGGCGTTCCTCATCGACAACTGCGCAGCAGTGTTTGGGGAGGACGTTGCCTTGCCGCTCAGGCCCTCGGCCGACGAGTCACCGGAGCACACAGACAGCTCCACAG aacgcCCCTGTGCTGCTCCGCAGAACACTTGTGCCTGCGACAGCCCtgaggctggagctgctggcagccccccgccctcggACATGGAGCAGCCCAAAGGGGGAAGCGCTTCTGTGAGCAGCAGctatccagcctgcgcctctgccccttcgCTGGTTATTGGGAAGAAGGatagcagcaggatggagaggagcttCTCCGAGCCTGACCTGTCCTTCCAGGCCAGCAGCTTGGCAGGCAGCCGAAGGGAGCCGGAggcagccaaaggggaggagcttTTTCCCAGGCAGCTGACAAAGCTAAGGCTGGAGAAGAGGGCGCTGGAAAAAAGGCCTTGCCAGCTTGCCTCCACACTTAGCAAATCGCACTCTCTCCCCAAAATATTCTCCAGCCGCTCCCTGGAG CCCCTTCTCTCCTCGGATGGCTCGCTCTTCCCCAGCTCTAGCCTAGTTTCACTCCTTCGGCCCCAGAAAAGCTACTCAAAGAAGACCCAGGCTTTTCCCATCAAGCCCGctgagagcacagcaggacacctAGCCGAGAGATCAGATAGTGCTCCAGGGCATTGTCTTTTGCCAGCCGCAGCAAAGCGCTCCAAAAACACCCCACATTTTGGAGACCTGGAAGACGTGAGGTTTCCGAGAGCCAGCTCCTCAAGGAAAGACAATCCGTTCTGCTGCACAGCCGTCCAGGCAAGGAGGCTGGACAAGAACAATCCTGTCAAGAGGTTCCAAGGCTCAGCACCCATTGGAAAGCAGAACGGAAAAACCTGTGCCAGAATCTATATGCGCGGAGGTCCCAAACATTCCAGCGCCTTTGGATGCCGAAGACTTGCAAGGCTGAGAAGGAATGTTGGCGTTCTGGAGGCCTGGAAGACGTGA
- the LOC138066598 gene encoding LOW QUALITY PROTEIN: rho GTPase-activating protein 20-like (The sequence of the model RefSeq protein was modified relative to this genomic sequence to represent the inferred CDS: deleted 2 bases in 1 codon) gives MCRGGIAVTLATATSGSPLCGSTFRLKHRVRLSELWVLCRQEAAVAAGPEDDEEVFGLKCSQTLILVWPSSLCVVTFGSPEVKQLWLDAILSSWHSSGSRFASGLQRGSKRREVSGQLLAGRPGAPEALLCACLSRRPEVSLTAKTVEALVLAEADAKRGPPRAEPSAREEGLCHSAGECQKESEELPPPVLLANGPFGKAAWPATSGDTPQQRKALGSGSCSSFLSPCKTAAPVNALQQPLQPVALHAHKRLPTGAGCACFSERGPAFLVLAADGAKEGKKVVISWPLAWRGTAVPGDCPGQLGSGPQVALFGQPLALLCGEGGALPQPLQELLALLYEKGPATEGIFRKAATEKARRELKEDLDRGRSVDLASQPAHLLAAVLKDFLRNIPSKLLVAELYDKWLLALEKPGQQEKIEALREVAGKLPRANLLLLQRLLSVLHHISDNAESNRMDASNLAICVGPNMLSPDTDNLLPLAVHKESIDKVTLLVAFLIDNCAAVFGEDVALPLRPSADESPEHTDSSTERPCAAPQNTCACDSPEAGAAGSPPPSDMEQPKGGSASVSSSYPACASAPSLVIGKKDSSRMERSFSEPDLSFQASSLAGSRREPEAAKGEELFPRQLTKLRLEKRALEKRPCQLASTLSKSHSLPKIFSSRSLEPLLSSDGSLFPSSSLVSLLRPQKSYSKKTQAFPIKPAESTAGHLAERSDSAPGHCLLPAAAKRSKNIPHFGDLEDVRFPRASSSRKDNPFCCTAVQARRLDKNNPVKRFQGSAPIGKQNGKTCARIYMRGGPKHSSAFGCRRLARLRRNVGVLEAWKT, from the exons atgtgccgcggtggcatcgccgtgaccctggccacggccaccAGCGGGTCCCCATT atgcggctccaccttccggctgaagcaccgggtgcgcctcagcgagctgtgggtgctgtgccgccaggaggcggcggtggcggccgggccTGAGGACGAcgaggaggtctttggcctcaagtgcagccagaccctcatcctcgtctggcccTCCAgcctctgcgtggtgacttttgg GTCGccggaggtgaagcagctctggctggacgccatcctcag ctcctggcacagCAGCGGGAGCCGCTTCGCCTCGGGCTTGCAAAGGGGCAGCAAGCGGCGggaggtgtcaggccagctgctggctggcaggcctggggcgCCCGAGGCGCTGCTGTGCGCCTGCCTGAGCAGGAGGCCC gaggtgtcgctgaccgccaagaccGTGGAGGCGCtggttttggcagag GCTGACGCCAAGAGAGGCCCCCCGCGGGCGGAGCCTTCGGCCAGGGAAGAGGGGCTTTGCCACTCGGCCGGTGAGTGCCAGAAAGAGagcgaggagctgcctcctcccgTCCTGCTTGCAAACGGGCCCTTCGGCAAGGCTGCCTGGCCCGCCACCAGCGGTGACACGCCGCAGCAGAGAAAGGCGCTCGGCAGCGGCAgctgctcttcttttctctccccctgcaaAACCGCTGCGCCTGTCAACGCTctgcagcagcccctgcagcccgtGGCACTGCACGCACACAAAAGGCTCCCCACAGGCGCTGGCTGCGCCTGCTTTTCTGAACGCGGGCCTGCTTTCCTTGTGCTTGCAGCAGATGGAgcgaaggaagggaagaaggtggTGATCTCATGGCCGCTGGCTTGGAGAGGAACGGCTGTCCccggggactgcccagggcagctgggctctggcccCCAGGtggctctctttgggcagccgcTGGCACTGCTCTGTGGTGAAGGTGGCGCCCTGCCCCAACCACTCCAG gagctcctggctcttctctaTGAGAAAGGGCCGGCCACTGAGGGGATTTTCCGGAAAGCTGCCACCGAGAAGGCCCGCCGAGAGCTGAAAGAAGACCTTGACAGAGGCAGGAGCGTGGATCTGGCAAGCCAGCCCGCGCACCTgttggcagcggtgctgaag gacttcctgagaaaCATCCCCTCCAAACTGCTCGTGGCCGAGCTCTATGACAAGTGGCTGCTAGCGCTGGAGAAGCccgggcagcaggagaaaattgaggcCCTGCGAGA ggtggctggcaaACTGCCTCGAGCAAACCTCCTCTTGCTCCAGCGCTTGCTCTCTGTGCTCCACCATATCAGCGACAATGCAGAGAGCAACCGGATGGATGCCAGCAACCTGGCAATCTGCGTGGGGCCAAACATGCTCAGCCCCGACACGGACAACttgctcccgctggccgtgcaCAAAGAGAGCATTGACAAG GTGACACTGCTGGTGGCGTTCCTCATCGACAACTGCGCAGCAGTGTTTGGGGAGGACGTTGCCTTGCCGCTCAGGCCCTCGGCCGACGAGTCACCGGAGCACACAGACAGCTCCACAG aacgcCCCTGTGCTGCTCCGCAGAACACTTGTGCCTGCGACAGCCCtgaggctggagctgctggcagccccccgccctcggACATGGAGCAGCCCAAAGGGGGAAGCGCTTCTGTGAGCAGCAGctatccagcctgcgcctctgccccttcgCTGGTTATTGGGAAGAAGGatagcagcaggatggagaggagcttCTCCGAGCCTGACCTGTCCTTCCAGGCCAGCAGCTTGGCAGGCAGCCGAAGGGAGCCGGAggcagccaaaggggaggagcttTTTCCCAGGCAGCTGACAAAGCTAAGGCTGGAGAAGAGGGCGCTGGAAAAAAGGCCTTGCCAGCTTGCCTCCACACTTAGCAAATCGCACTCTCTCCCCAAAATATTCTCCAGCCGCTCCCTGGAG CCCCTTCTCTCCTCGGATGGCTCGCTCTTCCCCAGCTCTAGCCTAGTTTCACTCCTTCGGCCCCAGAAAAGCTACTCAAAGAAGACCCAGGCTTTTCCCATCAAGCCCGctgagagcacagcaggacacctAGCCGAGAGATCAGATAGTGCTCCAGGGCATTGTCTTTTGCCAGCCGCAGCAAAGCGCTCCAAAAACATCCCACATTTTGGAGACCTGGAAGACGTGAGGTTTCCGAGAGCCAGCTCCTCAAGGAAAGACAATCCGTTCTGCTGCACAGCCGTCCAGGCAAGGAGGCTGGACAAGAACAATCCTGTCAAGAGGTTCCAAGGCTCAGCACCCATTGGAAAGCAGAACGGAAAAACCTGTGCCAGAATCTATATGCGCGGAGGTCCCAAACATTCCAGCGCCTTTGGATGCCGAAGACTTGCAAGGCTGAGAAGGAATGTTGGCGTTCTGGAGGCCTGGAAGACGTGA